From one Luteolibacter sp. Y139 genomic stretch:
- a CDS encoding response regulator encodes MMIVQAEQKPVTLPQGSLRILVVDDGKNAADILAMFFEMEGHVVQVAYDGSVAVELAERFRPQLIVMDIGMPQMDGLEASRRIRRQAEGKEIIIIALSGLDQDDDKRSCAEAGINHHMAKPVRPDDLRTVIRDFQEGA; translated from the coding sequence ATGATGATCGTCCAAGCGGAGCAAAAGCCAGTCACCCTACCTCAAGGCAGCTTGCGGATCCTGGTGGTGGATGACGGAAAGAACGCCGCGGACATCCTTGCGATGTTTTTCGAGATGGAAGGCCATGTGGTCCAAGTCGCCTATGATGGCTCCGTGGCAGTGGAGCTTGCGGAGCGCTTTCGCCCCCAGCTGATCGTGATGGACATCGGAATGCCGCAGATGGATGGCCTGGAGGCCTCGCGGAGGATCCGGCGCCAAGCCGAAGGGAAGGAGATCATTATCATCGCGCTGAGCGGTCTCGATCAGGACGACGACAAGCGCTCATGTGCGGAGGCCGGAATCAACCATCACATGGCGAAGCCGGTGCGGCCCGATGATTTGCGGACGGTGATCCGCGACTTCCAAGAGGGTGCTTGA
- a CDS encoding PAS domain S-box protein, whose translation MQYPREVIVAIYSCGPAGKIQSYNEAARRLWGGIPGDTPWSGAMRFLRMDGSPVPIDDLPPCRAWQTQAVVTGVFMIETSSGTRFPMTVHAELQCGADGHPAGVTVLITESRTIQPDPSSATPLPFENPSPVIRVVGIDRIGFANPAAEALLQQWNVSSGAPAPALIQRMVSDATAHGAPLDVEKTIGDRTYFIKVVPVADGVHANLYFTDITELKKLEHHLRCSQERFDALALHSPVATYIKDADGRYTQANPVACRYLGAVGDVVGLTDEDLLPPEMAALLHENDQEVIRLGQTIVSEEQVGRWRFLTSKFPLPDENGNLTQVGGVSVEITERAEIERKLRESEERFRILTDNAPVGIFLSSADGQALFVNRAWCTMAGMTTEKALGTGWTGALHPEDRERVTQGWDHAVDQHMASYSEFRFLHADGSVVWVHGCALQLTGPDGELTGYIGSCVDVTERMSADLLLQRQSARLRLLWEAAGVILSTERPDVMLQKLFEKISPHLELDAFFSFMVDPSGDDLALFSCSGITEEQKSQLGRLSFGQAICGTVALRREPMVVSCIQQSDDEMASLVRGYGVSVYACNPLMAGGELLGTLSFASRTRTHFDADEIEFLETITHSFTGAYVRWRLLEDLRSADRKKDEFLATLAHELRNPLAPIRTGLEVMKMAGGLSAPLEKVRATMERQMDQLVTLVNDLIDVSRITRGKLQLRLTQCRFADIVRSATEASLPGIIEAGHYLDVSVPDAEIHLNADPHRLAQVISNLLNNAAKYTPRGGTIRLAAEVGQGTLSVRVQDTGKGIPSGMLDRIFEMFAQIESPTQDHGGLGIGLTLVKSLIQMHGGSVRAESAGPGKGSTFHLQLPAIIREPAPAPSLAVAGNGHHASGKRVLIVDDNTDAAQVLAMAVTLMGHEVATAENGQVALDLVPGFRPHVVFMDLGMPVMDGWEAAKRLRAQPGSETIHLVALTGWGQDGDRERTRAAGFDQHLVKPADPETLRRVLLESAP comes from the coding sequence ATGCAGTATCCCCGTGAAGTCATTGTCGCGATCTACTCCTGCGGACCCGCAGGAAAGATCCAGTCTTACAACGAGGCAGCTCGTCGCCTCTGGGGCGGAATTCCCGGCGACACACCTTGGAGCGGAGCCATGCGCTTCCTGCGAATGGATGGATCGCCCGTCCCGATCGATGACCTCCCTCCCTGCCGCGCGTGGCAAACTCAAGCCGTGGTCACCGGCGTCTTCATGATCGAGACCTCCAGCGGCACTCGCTTCCCGATGACCGTCCATGCTGAATTGCAGTGCGGTGCAGACGGACACCCGGCCGGAGTCACCGTGTTGATCACGGAATCCCGCACCATCCAGCCCGATCCTTCCTCTGCCACTCCGCTGCCCTTTGAAAATCCGTCTCCGGTGATCCGCGTGGTCGGGATCGATCGCATCGGCTTCGCCAATCCCGCGGCCGAAGCGCTACTTCAACAGTGGAACGTCAGTAGCGGAGCCCCCGCCCCGGCACTGATCCAGCGAATGGTCTCCGACGCCACTGCACACGGCGCGCCGCTTGATGTGGAAAAGACCATCGGCGACCGCACCTATTTCATCAAGGTGGTGCCAGTCGCGGACGGCGTGCACGCCAATCTCTACTTCACCGACATCACCGAGCTGAAGAAGCTCGAGCATCACCTGCGCTGCAGCCAGGAACGGTTCGATGCGCTGGCACTTCACTCCCCGGTCGCCACCTACATCAAGGATGCCGATGGACGCTACACCCAGGCGAACCCGGTCGCCTGCCGCTACCTTGGCGCAGTCGGTGACGTCGTTGGCCTCACGGATGAAGACCTGCTCCCACCGGAGATGGCCGCTCTTCTCCACGAGAATGACCAGGAAGTCATCCGGCTCGGCCAAACCATCGTCTCAGAAGAACAAGTAGGGCGTTGGCGCTTCCTCACCTCCAAGTTCCCCCTGCCGGACGAGAACGGCAATCTCACCCAGGTCGGCGGAGTCTCGGTGGAAATCACCGAGCGCGCCGAGATCGAGCGCAAGCTCCGCGAGAGCGAGGAACGCTTCCGTATTCTAACAGACAATGCCCCCGTCGGCATCTTCCTCTCCTCGGCCGATGGCCAGGCGCTCTTCGTGAACCGCGCCTGGTGCACCATGGCAGGCATGACGACGGAGAAAGCCCTCGGCACCGGTTGGACAGGGGCGCTCCACCCTGAGGACCGTGAACGGGTGACCCAAGGCTGGGACCATGCCGTCGACCAGCACATGGCATCCTACAGCGAATTCCGCTTCCTTCACGCGGATGGCTCCGTGGTGTGGGTGCATGGCTGCGCGCTTCAGCTCACGGGTCCGGACGGCGAACTCACCGGCTACATCGGCAGCTGCGTCGATGTCACCGAGCGAATGAGCGCCGACCTCCTCTTGCAGCGGCAATCCGCGCGCCTGCGCCTCCTTTGGGAAGCCGCGGGCGTCATCCTCAGCACCGAGCGCCCGGACGTGATGCTCCAGAAGCTCTTCGAAAAAATCAGCCCGCATCTGGAGCTCGATGCCTTCTTCAGCTTCATGGTCGATCCGTCCGGGGATGACCTCGCCCTCTTCTCCTGCTCCGGCATCACCGAAGAACAGAAGTCGCAGCTGGGCCGCCTCTCCTTCGGTCAGGCCATCTGCGGCACAGTCGCACTGCGCCGCGAGCCGATGGTCGTCAGCTGTATCCAGCAATCCGATGATGAGATGGCCTCCCTGGTCAGGGGCTACGGGGTCTCCGTCTATGCCTGCAATCCGCTGATGGCGGGCGGCGAGCTGTTAGGCACGCTCTCCTTTGCCAGCCGCACCCGCACCCACTTCGATGCCGACGAGATCGAGTTCTTGGAAACGATCACCCACTCGTTCACCGGTGCCTACGTGCGGTGGCGCTTGCTAGAAGACCTGCGCTCGGCGGACCGCAAGAAGGACGAATTCCTCGCCACCCTCGCCCACGAGCTTCGCAATCCTCTCGCGCCCATCCGCACCGGCCTTGAGGTGATGAAGATGGCCGGCGGCCTTTCCGCGCCGCTGGAGAAAGTCAGGGCCACCATGGAGCGCCAGATGGATCAGTTGGTCACGCTCGTGAACGATTTGATCGATGTCTCGCGCATCACCCGCGGCAAACTGCAGCTCCGGCTCACGCAATGCCGCTTCGCCGACATCGTGCGGAGCGCCACCGAGGCCTCGCTTCCCGGAATCATCGAGGCAGGCCACTACCTCGATGTCTCGGTGCCGGATGCCGAGATCCACCTCAACGCGGATCCTCATCGTTTGGCCCAGGTCATTTCCAACCTTCTGAACAACGCGGCGAAGTACACGCCACGCGGTGGCACCATCCGCCTCGCGGCAGAGGTCGGGCAGGGCACCCTTTCAGTGCGCGTTCAAGACACGGGCAAAGGCATCCCCTCGGGCATGCTCGACCGCATCTTTGAAATGTTCGCCCAGATCGAATCGCCGACGCAGGACCACGGTGGCTTGGGCATCGGCCTCACGCTGGTGAAGTCGCTGATCCAGATGCATGGCGGCAGCGTCCGCGCCGAAAGCGCCGGCCCGGGGAAAGGCAGCACCTTCCATCTCCAGCTCCCGGCCATCATCAGGGAGCCCGCACCCGCGCCATCACTCGCCGTGGCGGGCAATGGTCACCACGCCTCCGGAAAGCGCGTGCTGATTGTGGACGATAACACCGATGCCGCCCAGGTCCTGGCCATGGCCGTGACCCTCATGGGGCATGAAGTGGCCACTGCCGAAAATGGTCAGGTGGCGCTCGACCTCGTCCCCGGCTTTCGCCCCCACGTCGTCTTCATGGACCTCGGCATGCCGGTGATGGACGGTTGGGAGGCAGCCAAGCGATTGCGCGCCCAGCCCGGCAGCGAAACGATCCATCTCGTGGCCCTCACCGGTTGGGGCCAAGATGGCGACCGCGAACGAACACGGGCCGCCGGCTTTGACCAGCACCTCGTGAAGCCCGCCGATCCTGAGACCCTCCGCCGTGTCCTGCTGGAGTCGGCCCCGTGA
- a CDS encoding DUF1737 domain-containing protein: MGFEQYTVVTSDDLGKFEDRINDLLSEGWVLQGGVAMCPMKQDSASCVRMQWSQAMALPSRQVPVVDLEEEALPLPRSAGKSRKLDPPPAEL; this comes from the coding sequence ATGGGATTTGAGCAATACACGGTCGTCACCTCCGACGACCTCGGGAAGTTTGAGGATCGGATCAATGACCTCCTCAGCGAGGGCTGGGTGTTGCAGGGAGGCGTTGCGATGTGCCCGATGAAACAGGACTCCGCCTCCTGCGTCCGGATGCAGTGGAGCCAGGCAATGGCACTGCCATCCCGGCAGGTTCCGGTCGTGGACCTTGAGGAGGAGGCACTTCCGCTTCCGCGCTCCGCGGGAAAGAGCCGGAAGCTCGACCCGCCTCCAGCAGAACTGTAA
- a CDS encoding DNA topoisomerase IB produces MQGGLVFTHDGMPGYRRLRAGSGFSYRLPDGALLRNKTERTRISSLAVPPAYEAVWICMRENGHLQATGLDQRGRKQYRYHPEWHRLAGDRKFLHLSEFAKALPSIRRKVRTALNEYGLERSRIIAGIVTLLDQTGYRIGNHRYVQQNHSFGLASLLTRHARETEDGLLLRFKGKAGKEHRTTISDAQVIALVDELQDLPGQYLFCHRDGRRWKPVESGDVNAWLKEISGGDITAKQFRTWRATVMCARELGREPPPDTKTAMKRAETVAIRTTAERLHHTPATCRSYYIHPAIFRAYRSGDLHRRMNSPAPRLRKSDGSAFLHADERRTLAVIEANPPPRKRSPATAPRNLERVLQKSLEKQPRPPR; encoded by the coding sequence ATGCAAGGAGGACTGGTTTTTACACACGACGGGATGCCGGGCTATCGGCGGCTTCGAGCAGGTAGCGGCTTCTCCTACCGCTTGCCAGATGGAGCACTTCTGCGGAACAAAACAGAACGCACCCGGATTTCCTCCTTGGCGGTCCCGCCCGCCTATGAAGCCGTCTGGATCTGCATGCGGGAGAATGGTCACTTGCAGGCGACCGGCCTCGATCAGCGCGGCCGCAAGCAGTACCGCTATCACCCGGAGTGGCACCGCTTGGCAGGCGATCGCAAGTTTCTCCATCTCTCGGAATTCGCCAAGGCCCTGCCTTCGATTCGTCGCAAGGTTCGCACGGCATTGAACGAGTATGGGCTTGAACGAAGCCGCATCATTGCGGGCATCGTGACCCTGTTAGATCAGACCGGCTACCGCATCGGCAACCATCGCTACGTCCAGCAGAATCACAGCTTCGGGCTCGCCTCACTACTGACGCGACACGCCCGCGAGACCGAGGACGGACTGCTGCTGCGCTTCAAGGGCAAGGCAGGCAAGGAGCACCGCACCACCATCAGCGACGCCCAAGTGATCGCCCTCGTCGATGAACTTCAGGATCTGCCAGGCCAATATCTTTTCTGCCATCGCGACGGCCGTCGCTGGAAGCCGGTCGAATCCGGCGACGTGAATGCCTGGCTGAAGGAGATCAGCGGCGGGGACATCACTGCGAAGCAATTCCGGACCTGGCGCGCCACCGTCATGTGCGCTCGCGAACTCGGCCGTGAACCGCCACCCGACACAAAAACCGCAATGAAACGGGCGGAGACCGTCGCAATTCGCACCACCGCCGAGCGCCTCCACCACACTCCCGCCACCTGCCGGAGCTACTACATCCATCCCGCCATCTTCCGCGCTTACCGCAGCGGCGACCTCCACCGCCGCATGAATTCCCCTGCTCCTCGGCTGCGAAAGTCCGATGGCAGCGCCTTCTTGCACGCCGATGAACGTCGCACGCTCGCGGTGATTGAGGCCAACCCTCCACCACGCAAACGATCCCCCGCCACCGCCCCGAGGAATCTGGAACGCGTCCTGCAAAAGAGCCTGGAGAAACAACCACGCCCACCCCGATGA
- a CDS encoding PQQ-dependent sugar dehydrogenase: MKIPLSMLVLLLPVSAQDTKDPVTTITGNVFRPPLVPASEERIAALKVADGFTVTVFAKDLGKPRMMAVSPEGRVYVTRRGEDGDVLMLQDKDGDGIAEEPTKVLSLPNVHGIAIRDGIAYLAAIREVYTAQIREDGSFGPLQKLYSDLPDAGQHPNRTLAFGPSGTLYLSVGSTCNAAPEPNPESATLIELETNGKGRRIHATGLRNTIGFAWQPETLKLYGMDHGIDWLGDEAQREELNEIKSGKNYGWPYVFEDGKPNPARDPQEDTGKSWEAYAKECEPSLLTLDAHSAPMAMLFPSTKQFPKEFHGDALVTLHGSWNRAKASGYKVVRLHFKNGEPEAFEDFITGFYLEGDKSHFGRPCGLAEWKDGTVLMSDDSGGVIYRIWYSKKALENRPKTAPENE, encoded by the coding sequence ATGAAAATCCCACTCTCCATGCTCGTCCTTCTGCTGCCCGTTTCGGCGCAGGACACAAAGGACCCGGTGACCACCATCACCGGCAATGTATTCCGGCCACCCTTGGTTCCCGCCAGCGAGGAACGGATCGCCGCGTTGAAGGTAGCCGACGGTTTCACGGTCACCGTCTTCGCCAAGGACCTGGGCAAGCCTCGCATGATGGCCGTATCACCCGAGGGCCGCGTTTACGTCACCCGCCGCGGCGAAGACGGCGACGTGCTCATGCTTCAGGACAAGGACGGCGACGGCATCGCCGAGGAACCCACAAAGGTTCTCTCGCTTCCAAACGTTCACGGCATCGCGATCCGCGATGGGATCGCCTATCTCGCCGCCATCCGCGAAGTTTACACCGCACAGATTCGCGAGGACGGGAGCTTCGGCCCCTTGCAGAAGCTCTACAGTGATCTTCCCGACGCTGGCCAGCACCCGAACCGTACCTTGGCCTTCGGACCCAGTGGGACGCTCTACCTCTCCGTCGGCAGCACCTGCAACGCCGCACCCGAACCCAATCCCGAAAGCGCCACTCTCATCGAACTGGAAACCAATGGCAAAGGGCGGCGCATCCACGCCACCGGCCTGCGCAATACCATCGGCTTCGCTTGGCAACCTGAGACCCTCAAGCTCTACGGAATGGACCACGGCATCGACTGGCTCGGCGATGAAGCCCAACGCGAAGAACTCAACGAGATCAAATCCGGCAAAAACTACGGCTGGCCCTACGTCTTCGAAGACGGCAAGCCCAACCCCGCCCGCGATCCACAGGAAGATACCGGCAAGAGTTGGGAAGCCTACGCGAAGGAATGCGAACCGAGCTTGCTCACCCTGGATGCCCACAGCGCGCCCATGGCCATGCTCTTCCCCTCCACCAAGCAATTCCCGAAGGAGTTTCACGGCGACGCCTTGGTAACGCTACACGGCTCATGGAACCGCGCCAAGGCCAGCGGCTACAAGGTGGTGCGTCTACACTTCAAGAACGGCGAGCCCGAGGCTTTTGAAGACTTCATCACCGGCTTCTACTTGGAAGGCGACAAGAGCCACTTCGGCCGCCCCTGCGGACTCGCCGAATGGAAGGACGGCACCGTGCTCATGAGCGATGACAGCGGCGGCGTGATCTACCGCATCTGGTATTCAAAGAAGGCCCTTGAGAATCGCCCGAAGACAGCGCCTGAGAATGAATGA
- a CDS encoding DUF2383 domain-containing protein, which yields MNATHECIDVCNSLLRGELSAIETYGQALEKFENDTERSTLRAIQNDHQHSAARLREHLVDMGAEPATDSGAWGAFAKAVEGTAKMLGESPALAALQQGEEHGVDEYEEALRNKDVMDEIKTVIRQQLLPPLSEHVAALERLRSR from the coding sequence ATGAATGCGACCCACGAATGCATCGATGTCTGCAACAGCCTTCTGAGAGGCGAGCTCTCGGCCATCGAGACCTACGGCCAAGCCTTGGAGAAATTTGAGAACGATACGGAGCGCTCCACGCTGCGCGCCATCCAGAATGATCACCAGCATAGCGCGGCCCGCCTGCGCGAGCACTTGGTCGACATGGGAGCCGAACCGGCTACCGATTCCGGTGCTTGGGGAGCCTTTGCCAAGGCGGTGGAAGGGACCGCCAAGATGCTCGGCGAGTCGCCTGCTCTTGCCGCCCTCCAACAGGGCGAGGAACACGGCGTCGACGAGTATGAGGAGGCGCTCCGCAACAAGGATGTCATGGATGAGATCAAGACGGTGATCCGCCAGCAGCTGCTTCCGCCGCTTTCCGAACACGTGGCCGCCCTCGAGCGCTTGAGGTCGAGGTGA
- a CDS encoding LacI family DNA-binding transcriptional regulator: MTPSRRSTIKDIAKAAGLSTAAVSQALRPHPKSNIKLQQETIERIKRVAAELNYQPHAGARSIRSNSFDTIGYFAAKTGLFINSPAGYLAGVHDVAEGEGSRITLIRLPVDIADISKAMPGVFSERNLDVLVIESYSELARQIYERTQASQLPVIFLNDRHEENSVYVDDEWAASELTGHLIEKGYKRIGFLHRLVEGGAPVKLMHHSAVDRENGYRKAMKKAKLPVSCHTVTLKAIVGFDVEMAQSDWDAISQFDAVVAYDDDLANLVGRAAYDRGVRVPDKLAIASFNGDYASLCAWQRLTTMQIPAYAMGKKAAEMAFELFKSGPETKLPSVAYKPTLLIGQTT; this comes from the coding sequence ATGACCCCTTCCCGCAGATCGACCATCAAGGATATTGCCAAGGCCGCCGGCCTGAGCACGGCGGCGGTATCCCAGGCGCTCCGGCCGCATCCGAAGTCGAATATCAAGCTCCAGCAGGAGACGATCGAGCGGATCAAGCGGGTGGCGGCGGAGTTAAACTATCAGCCGCATGCGGGGGCGCGTTCGATCCGGTCCAACAGCTTCGACACGATCGGCTACTTCGCGGCCAAGACGGGCCTCTTCATCAACTCGCCCGCGGGCTACCTCGCGGGTGTGCACGATGTGGCGGAAGGCGAGGGGTCTCGCATCACCTTGATCCGGCTGCCGGTTGACATTGCCGATATTTCGAAGGCGATGCCGGGGGTGTTCAGTGAGCGGAACCTGGATGTGCTGGTGATCGAGAGCTACAGCGAGCTGGCTAGACAGATTTACGAGCGGACGCAGGCATCACAGCTGCCGGTGATTTTCCTCAATGACCGGCATGAGGAGAACTCGGTGTATGTGGACGACGAATGGGCGGCGAGTGAGCTGACCGGACACCTCATCGAGAAGGGTTACAAGCGCATCGGTTTCCTTCATCGGCTCGTGGAAGGCGGGGCTCCGGTGAAGCTGATGCATCACAGTGCGGTGGATCGAGAGAATGGTTACCGCAAGGCGATGAAGAAGGCGAAGCTGCCGGTGAGTTGCCATACGGTCACGCTCAAGGCGATTGTCGGCTTTGACGTTGAGATGGCGCAGTCGGATTGGGATGCGATTTCGCAGTTTGATGCGGTGGTCGCGTACGATGATGATTTGGCGAACCTCGTGGGGCGGGCTGCTTATGATCGTGGGGTGCGGGTTCCGGACAAGCTGGCGATTGCGAGCTTCAATGGGGACTACGCGTCGCTGTGTGCGTGGCAGCGGCTGACGACGATGCAGATCCCGGCTTACGCGATGGGGAAGAAGGCGGCGGAGATGGCCTTTGAGTTGTTCAAGAGTGGCCCTGAGACGAAGTTGCCGTCGGTGGCTTACAAGCCGACGTTGTTGATTGGGCAGACGACGTGA
- a CDS encoding ABC transporter permease codes for MKKELGIFILLVVLCAVTATINPRFLSSANLTNMANVIGLFGVFSLGLGLVIITSGIDLSVGSMCALTGIVLSMALTEWKWAWPLAVIVVALIPMVLGWAHGALITRMKMQPFIVTLCGLLLYRGIARFIAGDSTKGFGDPTNFATLRQLASGKFLGLPMPFVALIVVGTILWVLLHRSVYGRYLLAVGRNEEAARFSGINTNLVITAAYVIAGLLTGISGIMIAFYTNSVSPSNHGNFYELYGIAAAVLGGCSLRGGEGSIIGIIIGTALLQVLQNLVNLLGIPSSLNFAVMGAVVLLGVLADQLLRQRARTV; via the coding sequence ATGAAAAAAGAACTCGGCATCTTCATCCTGCTGGTCGTCCTCTGCGCGGTCACCGCGACGATCAACCCGCGGTTCCTTTCCTCCGCCAACCTCACGAACATGGCCAATGTGATCGGCCTGTTCGGCGTCTTCAGCCTTGGCCTCGGGCTGGTGATCATCACCAGTGGCATCGATCTGTCGGTGGGCTCGATGTGCGCTCTAACCGGCATCGTCCTCTCGATGGCCCTCACCGAGTGGAAATGGGCGTGGCCGCTGGCCGTCATCGTCGTTGCCTTGATTCCCATGGTCCTCGGCTGGGCACACGGCGCGCTCATCACGCGGATGAAAATGCAGCCATTCATCGTCACCCTGTGCGGCCTGCTGCTCTACCGCGGCATCGCCCGTTTCATCGCGGGCGACAGCACCAAGGGCTTCGGCGATCCCACCAACTTCGCCACCCTGCGACAGCTCGCCAGCGGCAAGTTCCTCGGCCTCCCAATGCCCTTCGTCGCTCTCATCGTGGTCGGCACCATCCTGTGGGTGCTGCTGCACCGCTCGGTCTATGGCCGCTACTTGCTCGCAGTGGGACGAAACGAGGAAGCAGCCCGCTTCTCCGGCATCAATACCAACCTCGTCATCACCGCCGCCTACGTCATCGCCGGGCTGCTCACCGGCATCTCCGGCATCATGATCGCCTTCTACACGAACTCGGTCTCGCCCTCCAACCACGGCAACTTCTACGAACTCTACGGCATCGCCGCCGCAGTCCTCGGCGGCTGCAGCCTGCGCGGCGGCGAAGGATCGATCATCGGCATCATCATCGGCACCGCCCTGCTTCAGGTTCTTCAAAACCTCGTCAACCTCCTCGGCATCCCCAGCTCCCTCAACTTCGCCGTCATGGGTGCCGTAGTCCTCCTCGGCGTCCTCGCCGACCAACTCCTCCGGCAACGCGCCCGGACCGTATAG
- a CDS encoding sugar ABC transporter ATP-binding protein has protein sequence MDPAPLLEMRGISKRFPGVVALDQVSLSVAKGEVLALCGENGAGKSTLMKILGGVYQPDDGELFVDGQPVKISAVTDSMALGIAFIHQELNVLDNLDIAANIFLGREPLNALKLIDRKKIHADAAPLLKRLGLDIPSTTPLRNLSIAQQQMVEIAKALSLNARVIIMDEPTSSLTLTETARLLEVVAELRSHGVSIIYISHRLGEVSQCADRVEVLRDGKNAGSLSRTEIHHDAIVAKMVGREIQHVRVPSQAQQTPGYLKVRNARSSRFPGHSVSFDAARGEILGFAGLVGAGRSEIMKAIVGLDPHGTAEVALGTGTLTIRHARDAISHGIFLVPEDRRQEGLITGMTVRENITLPDLGNYSSTGLISKTRETAVAVGQIDSLKIKTPGPEALIRNLSGGNQQKVAIGKWLAMNPKVLILDEPTRGIDVGAKAEIYKLMRTLAENGAVILVISSDMEEVLHVSDRIAVMHEGRITGVLDAADCNEQNVMQLAVGRTVPCAKPASLP, from the coding sequence ATGGACCCGGCACCCTTGCTCGAGATGCGCGGCATCTCCAAGCGCTTCCCCGGCGTGGTGGCGCTGGATCAGGTCAGCCTGTCCGTGGCCAAGGGCGAAGTGCTCGCGCTCTGCGGGGAAAATGGCGCGGGCAAGTCCACGCTGATGAAGATCCTCGGCGGCGTCTATCAGCCGGACGATGGCGAGCTCTTCGTCGACGGCCAGCCGGTGAAGATCTCCGCCGTCACCGACTCGATGGCGCTCGGCATCGCCTTCATCCATCAGGAGCTCAACGTCCTCGATAACCTCGACATCGCCGCCAATATCTTCCTCGGCCGCGAACCGCTGAACGCGCTCAAGCTCATCGACCGCAAGAAGATCCACGCCGACGCCGCGCCATTGCTCAAGCGGCTCGGCCTCGATATCCCGAGCACCACGCCGCTGCGCAATCTCTCCATCGCCCAACAGCAGATGGTCGAAATCGCCAAGGCACTCTCGTTGAATGCCCGCGTGATCATCATGGACGAGCCCACGTCCAGCCTGACTCTAACCGAGACGGCGCGCCTGTTAGAAGTCGTCGCCGAACTTCGCTCCCACGGCGTCAGCATCATCTACATCTCCCACCGCCTTGGCGAAGTCAGCCAATGCGCCGACCGCGTCGAGGTGCTGCGCGATGGGAAGAATGCCGGCAGCTTGAGCCGCACGGAAATTCACCACGACGCCATCGTCGCAAAGATGGTCGGCCGGGAGATCCAGCACGTGCGCGTCCCCTCTCAAGCCCAACAAACACCCGGCTACCTGAAGGTCCGGAATGCCCGCTCCAGCCGCTTTCCCGGCCACAGCGTTTCCTTCGATGCAGCCCGCGGCGAGATCCTCGGCTTCGCCGGCCTCGTCGGAGCCGGCCGTTCGGAAATCATGAAGGCCATCGTCGGCCTTGATCCCCATGGCACGGCAGAAGTCGCCCTCGGCACCGGGACCCTGACCATCCGTCACGCCCGCGACGCGATCTCGCACGGCATCTTCCTCGTTCCCGAAGACCGGCGCCAGGAAGGCCTCATTACCGGCATGACGGTGCGGGAAAACATCACGCTTCCCGATCTCGGCAACTATTCGAGCACCGGCCTCATTAGCAAGACCCGTGAGACCGCCGTCGCCGTCGGGCAAATCGATTCACTCAAGATCAAGACACCCGGCCCCGAAGCTCTCATCCGGAACCTCAGCGGCGGCAACCAGCAAAAGGTCGCCATCGGCAAGTGGCTCGCCATGAATCCGAAGGTGCTGATTCTCGACGAGCCCACCCGCGGCATCGACGTCGGCGCCAAGGCCGAGATCTACAAGCTGATGCGAACCCTCGCCGAAAATGGCGCCGTCATCCTCGTCATCAGCAGCGACATGGAGGAAGTCCTCCACGTTAGCGACCGCATCGCCGTCATGCACGAGGGCCGCATCACCGGCGTCCTCGATGCCGCCGACTGCAATGAGCAGAACGTCATGCAGCTCGCCGTCGGCCGCACCGTCCCCTGCGCCAAGCCCGCTTCCCTTCCATGA